A single genomic interval of Croceibacter atlanticus HTCC2559 harbors:
- the sov gene encoding T9SS outer membrane translocon Sov/SprA yields the protein MANFYFKIPALKTAILLFALLGAYSVTAQEETEQDSTSTGYSLGKIELSDPNSILNKYTYDVDLDRYVYTQKLGEFNISYPLILTPDEYQRLIFQEEMRKYFNEKSDALSGKKEGTEEEQKNLLPNFYVNNNFFESVFGGREIEVIPTGTVEVDLGVLYTKQDNPSFSPRNRSNLTFDFDQRISLSLLGKVGKRLQVTANYDTEASFDFQNQIKLEYTPTEDDIVRKIEIGNVSLPLNSSLIQGAQSLFGAKVEMQFGKTTITGVYSEQNSERNTVNVEGGDAVQDFEKFILDYDENKHFFLSHYFRDTYDRSLANYPFINSNVQITRIQVWVTNRTNNTQSLVDARNIVAIQDIGESDQNNIGLDNQPAGFVNEAPGSFPDNENNDFNPFGIGNPQQQSILNNQIRDVATIGQGFGTQVTEGRDYGVLENARQLQNNEYTINTQLGYISLNQRLSNDEILGVAFQYTVGGQVFQVGEFANDGVEATASNPDTDLDGILDSVDADVDGDGTNDNGQDTDGDGINDASDVDQTNGQDANNDGIDDAALPPNMSAIVNQTLVVKMLKSPITNVNEPIWDLMMKNIYSLDAFDVSAEDFRFNILYTDPQPLNYIQSVGADPLPDDVEQTTLLRVLNLDKLNAYNDPVLEGDGFFDYVPGLTIDPQNGRIIFTSTEPFGEYLFNKLRLNPSEDYDDEMDGSDNELLTYNSNQREYVFKKLYTTTKIQAEQESAEKNKFQLKGRYKSSGVDGIPIGGFNIPQGSVTVTAGGRVLQEGVDYVVNYQFGRVQILDESLLASDVPIQISTESNALFGQQTKRFTGLNVEHRFNENFLIGGTYLNLNERPITQKANYGYEPINNSIYGFNINYSTEVPWLTRFANHLPNIDTEVESNFSIRGEFAYLQPGSPSGDNFRGETVTYVDDFEASQTSISILTPLSWELSSVPTGPNGFDGGFGNGDLRVNDRRARINWYTVDPIFYSNQRPDGVSDADLSDYKTRRVFIDEIFPETTIVQGQPQVLFPMDIAFYPEERGQYNYATGANGTNTLPNPEQNFGGITRQITNTNFEQSNVEYIEFWLLDPFIYDENAGSTGGTISFNLGSISEDVLKDGRKQYENGLPEDGGTAQTQSTAFGKVPQNQSLVYAFDTEGQARVNQDVGFDGLDDAEEASRFGDFAGLADPSNDNYNYFLNAQGSITERYRQYNGTQGNSPTDVSQDNRGNTTFPTVEDVNRDNTMNTIDSYLQLNVPIAPNQMSPDTNEFVTDVRELDVNTVDGGTLPTRWVQFRVPLQFPQDSNDPLREVVGGIGDLRSVRFMRMFLQDFQENIHLRFATLDLVRGDYRRYNVAIQPDGNNPTTDDALFEVTSVSEEMTSNYEPPPGVIREEFVNNNQSVLEDEQSLALTVSGLKPNDSRAVYKNFQVDMRQYEKLQMFLHAESLPNETPLEDDEMVAFIRMGLDFTDNFYQVEIPLKVTTPNATNAAEIWPSENELQLPLDLLQTVKATVLGSDQFAQTDLNFFNENGEVSLDNVSGELRVGIKGNPSFGNVRVIMLGVKNTNDNNLDETSGQVWFNELRLSGLKNEGGWAAVVNMDANVADFMNVSATGRRSTVGFGSIEQGPNQRSREDVQSYDVTTNVSVGQLLPKNWGVQIPFNYTRGEELITPQYDPEFLDLELDDRIDAAQDSQTADAIKERAEDYTRRQSVSIIGLRKNRVVSTEPGAEPKTPMPYDIENFTLSGTYNQTDHRDFEIEESIDQNVRVGATYEYAVPEVTIEPFKKIAVLDSSAYFKPIKDFNFNPLPTSISLGSNIQRQYNRQRFRSFLGEGNIIPQLYQRNYLYDWQFALNWKLSKSLNFNYTTGNNFVVRNYVNDDLTQDQTIGLWDGFFETGTPNIHTQNLQLNYELPLNKIPLLEFVKSTYSYESSYQWQRGSEIFNNLQDQGIPRLGNTVQNSMKHELNSTLDLQRLYNYVGLKKKQKKTNARRTSTNRRDLRQGQTSTPRLAAQGNQDNTPSNKLSGADKAINTGIGLLTAVKKLQVSYIERQGTFLPGYTPTVGFIGSVRPTVGFTLGSQRDVREEAARRGWLTLYDQFNQQYQEVENRELNIQATVDLLPDLKIDLNAARNYSETFQENYRVTGSGIGDYQYNSLTPNTFGNFSISTVLIATAFSQSDQDSSEAFDTFRENRLVVARRLAAQNGQDPTDVDENGFPSGYGRGNQAVLLPAFLSAYSGKDVNSVSLGAFRDTPLPNWTIKYTGLMRLKWFKDNFKRFSLNHAYNSVYTLSQFQTNIDFDTNNPFGDNNRDQAGNFKNRTLFSNVNITEAFSPLVKIDMETNNSIKILAEIRKDRALSLSFDNNLLTEISGNEYIVGLGYRIKDLKIATRVAGKRRILSSDLNFKADISYRRNKTIIRYLDLDNSQTTAGQNIWTINFTTDYALTKNLTALFYYDHSFSTYEISTAFPQTTIRGGITLRYNFGN from the coding sequence TTGGCGAACTTCTATTTTAAAATTCCGGCTTTAAAAACAGCAATCCTTTTATTTGCTTTATTAGGTGCTTACTCTGTAACTGCACAAGAAGAAACAGAACAAGACTCCACTAGTACGGGATACTCCTTAGGAAAAATAGAACTTTCAGACCCCAATAGTATCTTAAACAAATACACTTACGATGTAGATTTAGATCGTTATGTGTACACTCAAAAACTTGGAGAGTTTAATATCTCTTATCCCTTAATCTTAACGCCAGATGAGTATCAACGTTTAATATTTCAAGAAGAAATGCGAAAGTATTTCAATGAAAAATCTGATGCTTTAAGTGGAAAGAAAGAAGGAACGGAAGAAGAACAAAAAAACTTACTGCCTAACTTTTATGTAAACAATAACTTTTTTGAAAGTGTTTTTGGAGGCAGAGAAATAGAGGTTATCCCAACAGGTACGGTCGAGGTAGATTTGGGTGTGCTTTATACAAAACAAGACAATCCGTCTTTTTCACCAAGAAACAGGAGTAACCTAACATTCGATTTTGACCAACGTATAAGTCTTAGTTTGCTTGGTAAAGTAGGAAAGAGGCTTCAGGTAACAGCAAATTATGATACAGAAGCTAGTTTCGATTTTCAAAATCAAATTAAGTTAGAGTATACTCCAACAGAAGATGATATTGTAAGAAAAATTGAGATCGGTAATGTGAGTTTGCCGTTAAACAGTTCTCTTATACAAGGTGCACAAAGTTTATTTGGAGCAAAGGTTGAAATGCAATTTGGTAAGACGACTATTACTGGTGTTTACTCTGAGCAGAATTCTGAACGTAACACAGTAAATGTTGAAGGTGGTGATGCCGTACAGGATTTCGAAAAGTTTATCTTAGATTATGATGAGAACAAACACTTTTTCCTTTCCCATTACTTTAGGGATACATATGATAGATCTTTAGCAAACTATCCATTTATAAACTCAAACGTTCAGATTACAAGAATACAAGTTTGGGTAACTAACAGGACAAACAACACGCAATCTTTAGTAGATGCAAGGAACATTGTTGCAATACAGGATATTGGTGAGTCAGATCAAAATAATATTGGGTTAGATAACCAGCCAGCAGGTTTCGTTAATGAAGCGCCAGGCTCTTTTCCCGATAATGAAAATAACGACTTTAACCCTTTTGGTATTGGTAATCCTCAACAACAATCTATCTTAAACAATCAAATTAGAGATGTAGCTACTATAGGTCAAGGTTTTGGCACCCAAGTTACAGAAGGAAGAGATTACGGCGTTTTAGAAAATGCAAGACAATTACAGAATAACGAGTATACTATAAATACTCAATTAGGTTATATATCTCTTAACCAAAGATTGAGTAATGATGAAATTTTAGGTGTTGCTTTTCAATATACAGTTGGCGGCCAGGTATTTCAAGTTGGTGAATTTGCAAATGATGGTGTAGAGGCAACTGCATCTAACCCAGATACAGATTTAGATGGTATTTTAGATAGTGTAGATGCAGATGTTGATGGTGATGGGACTAATGATAATGGCCAAGATACAGATGGCGATGGTATTAATGACGCAAGTGATGTAGACCAAACCAATGGTCAAGATGCTAATAATGATGGTATAGATGATGCTGCTTTACCACCAAACATGTCTGCCATAGTTAACCAGACGCTTGTTGTAAAAATGCTTAAAAGTCCTATAACTAATGTTAACGAACCTATTTGGGACTTAATGATGAAAAACATTTACAGCTTAGATGCGTTTGATGTTTCTGCTGAAGATTTTAGATTCAATATATTATATACAGATCCACAACCATTAAACTATATACAATCTGTAGGTGCAGATCCGCTTCCAGATGATGTTGAACAAACAACATTATTACGCGTTTTAAACCTTGATAAACTTAATGCCTACAATGATCCTGTTTTGGAAGGTGATGGCTTTTTTGATTATGTGCCAGGGTTAACAATAGATCCACAAAATGGTAGAATCATATTTACAAGTACAGAACCGTTTGGAGAATACTTGTTTAACAAGCTAAGATTAAATCCTTCAGAAGATTATGATGATGAAATGGATGGCTCTGATAATGAGTTGCTAACTTATAACTCTAACCAAAGAGAATACGTATTTAAGAAACTTTATACCACAACTAAAATACAAGCAGAACAAGAATCTGCAGAAAAAAATAAATTCCAACTTAAAGGACGCTACAAATCTAGTGGAGTAGACGGTATTCCAATTGGTGGTTTTAATATACCACAAGGTTCTGTAACAGTAACTGCTGGTGGTCGTGTACTTCAAGAAGGAGTAGATTATGTAGTGAATTACCAATTTGGTCGCGTTCAAATACTAGATGAATCTTTACTAGCATCAGATGTGCCTATTCAGATTTCAACAGAAAGTAATGCATTATTCGGACAACAAACTAAACGTTTTACTGGATTAAATGTTGAACACCGTTTTAATGAAAACTTCTTAATTGGTGGTACATACCTTAATTTAAATGAGAGACCAATAACGCAAAAAGCCAACTATGGTTATGAACCTATAAATAATTCAATTTATGGTTTCAATATTAATTACTCTACAGAAGTACCTTGGTTAACACGCTTTGCAAACCATTTACCTAATATTGATACAGAGGTAGAGTCTAACTTTTCAATACGTGGAGAGTTCGCTTATTTACAACCAGGCTCACCAAGTGGAGACAATTTTAGAGGAGAAACGGTAACCTATGTAGACGATTTTGAAGCGTCACAAACCTCTATTTCAATATTAACTCCATTATCTTGGGAATTGTCAAGTGTTCCTACAGGACCAAATGGTTTTGATGGTGGTTTCGGAAATGGAGATTTACGTGTAAATGATCGTCGCGCAAGAATAAACTGGTATACAGTAGATCCTATCTTTTATAGTAACCAGCGTCCAGATGGTGTGTCAGATGCAGATCTTTCAGATTATAAAACCCGTCGTGTTTTTATTGATGAAATCTTTCCGGAAACAACTATTGTTCAAGGGCAACCTCAAGTGTTGTTTCCTATGGATATTGCATTTTATCCAGAAGAGCGTGGTCAATACAACTATGCAACCGGAGCCAATGGTACAAACACATTACCAAACCCAGAACAAAATTTTGGAGGAATTACACGCCAAATTACAAACACAAACTTTGAACAATCTAATGTAGAGTATATAGAATTTTGGTTACTAGATCCATTTATTTACGATGAAAACGCAGGAAGTACTGGTGGTACAATATCATTTAACTTAGGTAGTATTTCTGAAGATGTACTTAAGGATGGAAGAAAACAATATGAGAATGGTTTGCCAGAAGATGGCGGTACAGCACAAACCCAATCTACAGCTTTTGGAAAAGTACCACAAAACCAATCTTTAGTATATGCTTTTGATACAGAAGGACAAGCACGTGTTAATCAAGATGTAGGTTTTGATGGTTTAGATGATGCGGAAGAAGCTTCAAGATTTGGAGATTTTGCAGGTCTTGCAGATCCTTCAAACGATAATTACAATTATTTTTTGAATGCTCAAGGTAGTATTACTGAGCGTTACAGACAATATAATGGTACACAAGGAAACTCTCCAACAGATGTGTCTCAGGATAATAGAGGAAACACAACGTTCCCAACAGTTGAAGATGTGAATCGAGACAACACGATGAACACTATAGACAGCTACTTGCAGTTAAATGTCCCAATTGCACCAAACCAGATGTCTCCAGATACAAATGAGTTTGTGACAGACGTTAGGGAATTAGATGTAAATACAGTTGATGGAGGTACGTTACCAACACGTTGGGTGCAGTTTAGAGTGCCATTGCAATTTCCGCAAGATTCAAACGATCCTTTAAGAGAGGTTGTTGGTGGTATTGGAGACTTAAGATCTGTACGTTTCATGAGAATGTTCTTACAGGACTTTCAAGAAAACATTCATTTAAGATTTGCAACATTAGATTTAGTTAGAGGAGATTACAGAAGGTATAATGTAGCAATACAACCAGATGGTAATAACCCTACAACAGATGATGCCTTATTTGAAGTTACCTCAGTTTCAGAAGAAATGACTTCTAATTATGAGCCGCCACCAGGTGTAATTAGAGAAGAGTTTGTAAACAATAACCAGTCGGTTTTAGAAGATGAGCAATCTTTAGCATTAACTGTTTCAGGATTAAAACCTAATGATTCTAGAGCTGTTTATAAAAACTTCCAGGTAGATATGAGGCAGTATGAAAAACTTCAAATGTTTCTTCATGCAGAGTCTTTACCAAACGAAACACCATTGGAGGATGATGAAATGGTAGCTTTCATTAGAATGGGATTAGATTTTACAGACAACTTCTATCAAGTTGAGATTCCATTAAAAGTAACAACACCAAATGCTACAAATGCTGCAGAAATTTGGCCGTCAGAAAATGAACTTCAATTACCATTAGATTTATTACAAACTGTAAAGGCTACTGTTTTAGGTAGTGATCAATTTGCCCAGACAGATTTAAATTTCTTTAATGAAAATGGAGAAGTATCTTTAGATAATGTTTCTGGTGAGCTAAGAGTAGGTATCAAAGGTAACCCGAGTTTTGGTAACGTTAGGGTTATTATGTTAGGTGTAAAAAATACAAATGACAATAATTTAGACGAAACTTCTGGCCAAGTATGGTTTAATGAATTAAGGTTATCTGGTCTTAAAAATGAAGGAGGTTGGGCTGCTGTAGTAAATATGGATGCCAACGTAGCAGACTTCATGAATGTTTCTGCCACAGGTAGACGAAGCACTGTAGGGTTTGGTAGTATAGAGCAAGGCCCTAACCAACGTAGTCGTGAAGACGTACAAAGTTATGATGTTACAACCAATGTAAGTGTAGGGCAATTGTTACCTAAAAATTGGGGAGTTCAAATACCATTTAATTACACCAGAGGAGAAGAGTTAATTACACCTCAATACGATCCAGAATTTTTAGACCTAGAGTTAGATGATAGGATAGATGCTGCTCAAGATTCTCAAACAGCAGATGCAATTAAAGAGCGTGCAGAAGATTATACCAGAAGACAAAGTGTAAGTATAATTGGGTTAAGAAAAAACAGAGTAGTCTCTACAGAACCAGGTGCAGAGCCAAAAACACCTATGCCTTATGATATTGAAAATTTTACCCTTTCTGGCACATACAATCAAACAGATCATAGGGATTTTGAGATAGAAGAGTCTATAGATCAAAATGTAAGGGTAGGCGCCACTTATGAGTATGCTGTTCCAGAAGTTACAATAGAGCCATTTAAGAAAATTGCTGTTTTAGATAGCAGTGCTTACTTTAAGCCAATTAAAGATTTTAACTTTAATCCTTTACCTACAAGTATTTCTTTAGGATCTAATATACAACGACAATATAACAGACAGCGTTTCAGGTCGTTTTTGGGAGAAGGAAATATTATTCCGCAATTATACCAACGTAATTATTTGTACGATTGGCAATTTGCACTTAATTGGAAACTCTCTAAGTCTTTAAACTTTAATTATACTACAGGAAATAATTTTGTTGTTAGAAATTATGTGAATGATGATCTCACACAAGATCAAACTATAGGACTATGGGATGGTTTCTTTGAAACAGGAACTCCTAACATACATACTCAAAATCTTCAGCTTAATTATGAGTTGCCTCTAAATAAGATACCATTGCTGGAGTTTGTGAAGTCTACGTATAGTTATGAAAGTTCTTACCAATGGCAACGTGGTTCAGAAATTTTTAACAACCTACAAGATCAAGGAATTCCAAGATTAGGAAATACTGTTCAAAACTCTATGAAGCACGAGTTAAACTCGACTTTAGATCTACAAAGACTTTATAATTATGTAGGTCTTAAAAAGAAACAGAAAAAAACTAATGCAAGACGAACATCTACCAATAGGAGAGATTTACGACAAGGCCAAACAAGCACACCTAGATTAGCTGCTCAAGGCAACCAAGATAATACGCCTTCTAATAAACTAAGTGGCGCAGATAAAGCTATTAATACAGGAATAGGTCTGCTTACAGCTGTTAAGAAATTGCAGGTGTCTTATATCGAGCGTCAAGGTACATTCTTGCCTGGATATACTCCAACAGTAGGATTTATAGGTTCTGTAAGACCAACTGTAGGGTTTACATTAGGTAGCCAAAGAGATGTGCGCGAAGAAGCAGCAAGACGTGGTTGGCTTACATTATACGACCAGTTTAATCAGCAATATCAAGAAGTTGAAAATAGAGAGCTAAATATTCAGGCTACAGTAGATTTATTGCCAGATCTAAAAATAGACTTAAACGCTGCCAGAAATTATTCTGAAACTTTTCAAGAAAACTATAGGGTTACTGGAAGTGGCATTGGAGATTATCAATACAATTCCCTTACGCCAAATACCTTCGGAAACTTTAGTATATCAACAGTATTAATTGCCACAGCATTTTCACAAAGTGACCAAGATTCATCTGAAGCATTTGATACTTTTAGAGAAAACCGATTAGTTGTAGCAAGACGATTAGCAGCACAAAATGGTCAAGACCCTACAGATGTAGATGAGAATGGTTTCCCAAGTGGTTATGGTAGAGGTAATCAAGCTGTTCTACTACCAGCATTCTTGTCGGCTTATTCTGGTAAAGATGTAAATAGTGTAAGTTTAGGTGCATTTAGAGATACGCCACTTCCAAACTGGACAATTAAGTATACTGGCCTTATGCGATTAAAATGGTTTAAGGATAACTTTAAACGTTTTTCATTAAATCACGCGTACAATTCTGTTTATACTTTGAGTCAATTCCAGACTAATATAGATTTTGATACAAATAATCCATTTGGAGATAATAATCGTGACCAAGCCGGAAACTTTAAGAACAGGACATTATTTTCTAATGTGAATATTACAGAAGCATTTAGTCCACTTGTCAAGATAGATATGGAAACAAATAACTCTATCAAGATTTTAGCAGAAATTAGAAAAGATAGAGCACTATCATTAAGTTTTGATAACAATCTTCTTACAGAAATTAGCGGAAACGAATATATTGTAGGACTAGGTTACAGAATTAAAGATTTAAAAATAGCTACTAGAGTTGCCGGTAAACGCCGTATACTAAGTAGTGACCTTAACTTTAAGGCAGATATTTCATACAGACGTAATAAGACTATTATACGATACTTAGATTTAGATAATAGCCAAACAACAGCTGGTCAAAACATCTGGACTATTAATTTTACAACAGACTATGCGCTTACTAAGAATTTAACAGCATTGTTCTATTACGATCATAGTTTTTCTACCTATGAAATTTCTACTGCATTTCCGCAGACAACAATTAGAGGTGGTATAACTTTGCGTTACAATTTTGGAAACTAA
- the ruvA gene encoding Holliday junction branch migration protein RuvA, which yields MITQLAGQLIEKNPTNIIVDCGGVGYFVNISLHTFGLIKNEECVKIFTHLQVREDAHTLFGFAEKAEREVFRLLIGVSGIGASTARTMLSSLTPQQVTEAISQGDVATIQSVKGIGLKTAQRVIIDLKDKILNVVGLDEVLPSQGNTQKEEALSALETLGYTRKQSDKVVAGILKTDPEASVETIIKLALKKL from the coding sequence ATGATAACCCAACTAGCTGGTCAATTAATAGAGAAAAACCCTACAAACATTATTGTAGATTGTGGTGGCGTCGGCTATTTTGTAAATATTTCATTGCACACTTTTGGCCTTATTAAAAATGAAGAATGCGTAAAGATTTTTACTCACCTACAAGTAAGAGAAGATGCGCATACATTATTTGGCTTTGCAGAAAAAGCAGAGCGAGAAGTTTTTAGATTATTAATAGGTGTTTCGGGTATTGGTGCAAGTACTGCAAGAACAATGTTGTCATCACTAACTCCGCAACAAGTTACAGAAGCAATATCTCAAGGAGATGTTGCAACTATACAATCTGTTAAAGGAATAGGGTTAAAGACTGCGCAACGTGTTATTATAGATCTTAAGGATAAGATACTTAATGTTGTAGGCTTAGATGAAGTTTTGCCATCCCAAGGCAATACTCAAAAAGAAGAAGCGTTATCTGCTTTAGAAACCTTAGGATATACGAGGAAACAAAGCGACAAAGTCGTGGCAGGAATACTCAAAACAGATCCAGAAGCTTCCGTTGAAACTATCATCAAACTAGCACTTAAAAAACTTTAG
- a CDS encoding NADP-dependent malic enzyme, which translates to MSKESKRREALVYHAKPTPGKIKVVPTKKYSSQRDLALAYSPGVAEPCLEIEKDKENVYRYTTKGNLVAVISNGTAVLGLGDIGPEASKPVMEGKGLLFKIFADIDVFDIEVDTKDVDAFVETVKNIAPTFGGINLEDIKAPEAFEIERRLKEELDIPVMHDDQHGTAIISAAALINALELADKKIEDVKFVVSGAGSAAIACLNLYLLLGAKPENMSVFDSNGLLHSERGDITIQQEKFCSKKMYGSLAEAFVNADVFLGLSVGNIVSPEMIKSMANDPIVFAMANPNPEIDYDLAISARKDIIMATGRSDHPNQVNNVLGFPFIFRGALDVRATKINEEMKMAAVKSLAKLAKEPVPEQVNIAYGETRLNFGRDYIIPKPFDPRLIAQVPPAVAKAAIKSGVARKEILDWQKYEDELYDRMGNDNKVTRLLHNRAKMNPKRIVFAEADHLDVLKAAQIVHDEGMGIPILLGRREVIKELMIELDFDSEEVTIIDPKSDEEKGHLENYANQFWKARQRKGVTLYDAQKLLRERNYFAAMMVQLGDADAMLSGYSRAYPTVVKPILEIIGKLKGVTKVATCNLMNTSKGPIFISDTSINIDPTAKDLAKIAQMTNHTVKMFGMEAIIAMVSYANFGSSKDAHATKVREAVDLLHKVAPDVIVDGELQVDFALNRKMREEKFPFSKLSNRKVNTLIYPTLDSANGTYKLIKELTGEDSIGPIMMGLEKPAHVIQLGASVEEMVNMAAVAIVDAQDKQKRQQMKLEIQ; encoded by the coding sequence ATGTCTAAAGAAAGCAAACGAAGAGAAGCCTTAGTATATCACGCCAAACCAACACCTGGTAAGATAAAGGTTGTCCCTACAAAAAAATATTCATCTCAACGAGACCTTGCCTTGGCATATTCGCCTGGAGTTGCAGAGCCTTGTTTAGAGATAGAAAAAGATAAGGAAAACGTATACAGATATACCACCAAAGGTAATCTTGTAGCTGTAATTTCTAATGGTACAGCAGTACTTGGTTTAGGTGATATAGGTCCAGAAGCTTCTAAACCAGTAATGGAAGGTAAAGGGCTATTGTTTAAAATTTTTGCAGACATAGATGTTTTTGACATAGAGGTAGACACTAAAGATGTCGATGCTTTTGTTGAAACAGTAAAGAATATAGCGCCAACATTTGGTGGTATTAATCTAGAAGACATAAAAGCACCAGAGGCTTTTGAGATAGAACGAAGACTTAAGGAAGAGCTGGATATTCCTGTGATGCATGACGATCAACACGGTACAGCAATTATATCTGCAGCAGCTCTAATTAATGCACTAGAGTTAGCAGACAAGAAGATTGAAGATGTAAAGTTTGTGGTATCAGGTGCTGGATCAGCTGCAATTGCATGCCTTAATTTATACTTGTTATTAGGGGCAAAACCAGAAAACATGTCTGTATTTGACTCTAATGGATTACTCCACTCTGAAAGAGGCGATATAACAATACAGCAAGAAAAATTCTGTTCTAAAAAAATGTACGGTTCTTTAGCCGAAGCATTTGTTAATGCAGATGTCTTTTTGGGGCTTTCAGTAGGAAATATAGTATCTCCAGAGATGATAAAATCTATGGCTAATGATCCTATTGTATTTGCTATGGCTAATCCAAATCCAGAAATAGATTATGATCTGGCTATAAGTGCACGCAAAGATATCATTATGGCTACAGGACGTAGTGATCATCCTAATCAGGTTAATAATGTATTAGGCTTCCCATTTATATTTCGTGGCGCTTTAGATGTTAGGGCTACTAAAATTAATGAGGAAATGAAAATGGCAGCGGTAAAGTCTTTGGCTAAATTAGCTAAGGAGCCAGTTCCGGAGCAAGTTAATATAGCCTACGGAGAAACGCGTCTAAACTTTGGGAGAGATTATATAATACCAAAACCATTTGACCCAAGACTTATTGCACAAGTTCCGCCAGCAGTAGCAAAAGCAGCTATTAAAAGTGGAGTAGCCAGAAAAGAAATTTTAGATTGGCAGAAATATGAAGACGAACTTTATGATCGTATGGGTAACGATAATAAGGTTACAAGGTTGCTTCATAACCGTGCTAAAATGAATCCTAAACGCATTGTTTTTGCAGAAGCAGATCATCTAGATGTACTTAAGGCTGCACAGATTGTTCATGATGAAGGAATGGGTATTCCTATTCTTCTGGGACGCCGAGAAGTTATTAAGGAATTAATGATCGAGTTAGATTTTGATTCTGAAGAGGTTACCATTATAGACCCAAAGTCAGATGAAGAGAAAGGTCACCTAGAAAATTATGCCAACCAATTCTGGAAGGCTAGACAAAGAAAAGGGGTTACACTCTACGACGCTCAAAAGCTATTGAGAGAACGAAATTATTTTGCTGCCATGATGGTTCAGTTAGGAGATGCAGATGCTATGCTTTCTGGATACTCTAGAGCGTATCCTACTGTGGTGAAGCCAATTTTAGAAATAATTGGTAAGCTTAAAGGAGTAACCAAAGTTGCCACGTGTAACTTAATGAACACCTCTAAAGGCCCAATTTTTATTAGTGACACATCAATAAATATAGATCCTACAGCTAAAGATTTAGCTAAAATAGCTCAAATGACAAACCATACTGTAAAAATGTTTGGGATGGAAGCTATTATAGCAATGGTTTCATATGCCAATTTTGGCTCTTCAAAAGATGCACACGCTACCAAAGTTAGAGAAGCTGTTGATTTGCTTCATAAAGTAGCTCCCGATGTAATTGTAGATGGAGAATTGCAAGTAGATTTTGCTCTTAATAGAAAAATGAGAGAGGAAAAGTTTCCATTCTCTAAATTATCCAATAGGAAAGTAAACACATTAATTTATCCAACGCTGGACTCAGCAAACGGAACCTATAAGTTAATAAAGGAGCTTACTGGTGAAGATTCAATAGGCCCAATTATGATGGGGTTAGAAAAACCTGCACACGTTATTCAACTTGGAGCAAGTGTAGAGGAAATGGTAAATATGGCTGCTGTTGCAATTGTTGATGCTCAGGATAAGCAAAAACGCCAACAAATGAAATTAGAAATCCAATAA
- a CDS encoding YkvA family protein, with the protein MSIWDKFKEKTSEDFIDDVVTEDKMKEDVSEVSAEDVEVVIDKEEAINKKLSGSASLKKYVELGRLMLALIKDSSSGKYKQVPWYTIATIAFSLLYVLNPMDIVPDFIPGLGYLDDITVLSIGLGWIESDLHRYLDWKLESTS; encoded by the coding sequence ATGAGTATTTGGGATAAATTTAAAGAGAAGACTTCAGAAGACTTTATTGATGATGTTGTTACAGAAGATAAAATGAAAGAAGATGTTTCTGAGGTTAGTGCAGAAGATGTTGAAGTTGTTATAGATAAAGAAGAAGCCATTAATAAGAAACTGTCTGGTAGTGCTTCTTTAAAAAAATATGTGGAGCTTGGTAGGTTAATGTTGGCTCTTATAAAAGATTCTTCAAGTGGCAAGTATAAACAAGTGCCTTGGTATACAATTGCAACTATAGCATTCTCCTTGCTATACGTATTAAACCCTATGGATATTGTGCCAGACTTTATTCCTGGATTAGGGTATTTAGATGACATTACAGTACTTTCAATTGGTTTAGGTTGGATAGAAAGTGACTTGCATAGATACTTAGATTGGAAACTTGAGAGCACCTCATAA